In Vicia villosa cultivar HV-30 ecotype Madison, WI linkage group LG7, Vvil1.0, whole genome shotgun sequence, the DNA window acacattggcgttctcggtatgttctacacacctgagttaccattgcgatgtgcatgTAGAGGTCTTATAGGGCGTTTCTCCACTAGTCGTTAATACATATGCGTGCTTGGTATGATGGAGAGGTAACGCCATGTAGGCAACATTACCTTCGATTCACCTCTAgggatgccacgtaggcaaggtcactaggctttcgcccggtgggctcgtactgtcaagatggcgtatttgcactagccgttaacacatcAGCGTATAGACAATGATGGGGTTGGACGCCACTTAGGCAATGTCGCGGCTGTAACTCATCTCAGATGGAATCTATTTAGGAAGTGAATCCGATTAGTCTTGCGGTGTgcatgtgcaagtctcttgatgcgatgtacgggtgtaactcaccgagggtgtggattgcgTAGCCTAATGAGCAGGTTGTAACTTACTCTTGGATTCCTCGTACGCGGGTACGGGTCAACATATTGTGTATTATATGTGTATTTGTTACTATCTCATTGGTTAGTCATGGGACTACCAATGGTGATATTGCCCTTGCTGTGTATTTGTACCCAGCCGTGAGGtaaacccggattctcggtgaatctgaTTGATTGCATGTTTTCTGTAGAACCGatcgaacccgtaagataggagGACTCAttaagatttagtaatctcaccccattccaattattcttttaCAAGTAGCTCGAGGCAGGATCGTGGAAAGGGTAAGATGGCTTAGCTTTGAGATGGTGTTTCTTGGCGATATGCTCTTCTATAGTTCATAACCTTTTGTGATATCATCTTTTGTATTATGGATATGTATTAGTACTCATTGGGAACTCTTGTATtttttggccatgacagtttgggcttgTATTTGTACTAATAACAATATCTACTTcgctgcttatgtttatgattttcgattaccattttaatgccatatacgtatatcctaggcaatgtatgtatggggtgttacatgatgGGTAGAATATCAcgtgtaattatttaattgttcttTCACAAGTATATGCATAGGATACATGCTATTATGTGAGATAATGTGAAATCAATTGTGAGTAAATATCATAGCAAGCCGACCTTGCAACTATGGAACGAACATGTAGTATCGTGTTAGATTGTATATGTGTATCTTAAATATACTTTACTGATGCACTTGTGAGTTGGAATATGTGTTTAATACCGAGTATGCATTGTACCAATGGAATGGTCATGTTATGATCAATGCTAGATTTCtgttgttccggttgaacattcggagTTGTTTGTTTGGTATGGCTTTACGCGCATGAGTTGTGATATGTGCTAGAATCGGAGTAGGCCTAGGCTATTAGGGGGTAAACCGCAAGAACACTTGATACCGTTGCaatgtgcatgtggaggtcttTCAGGGTGTTTCTCCACTAGCCCTTAACACATTggcgttctcggtatgttctacacacctgagttaccattgcgatgtgcatgTAGAGGTCTTATAGGGTGTTTCTCCACTAGTCGTTAATACATCTGCGTGCTTGGTATGATGGAGAGGTAACGCCATGTAGGCAACATTACCTTCGATTCACCTCTAGGAATGCCACATAGGCAAGGTCACTAGGCTTTCGCTCGGTGGGCTCGTACTGTCAAGATGGTGTATTTGcactagccgttaacacatcGGTGTATAGACAATGATGGGGTCGGACGCCACTTAGGAAATGTCGCGGCTGTAACTCATCTCGGATGGAATCCATTTAGGAAGTGAATGCGATTAGTCTTGCGGTGTgcatgtgcaagtctcttgatgcaATGTACGGGTGTAACTTACCGAAGGTGTGGATTGTGTAGCCTAATGAGCGGGCTGTAACTTACTCTTGGATTCCTCGTACGCAGGTACGGGTCAACATATTGTGTATTATTTGTGTATTTGTTACTATCTCATTGGTTAGTCATGGGACTATCAATGGTGATACTTCCCTTGCTGTGTATTTGTACCCAGCCGTGAGGTAAACCTGGATTCTTGGTGAATCTGAttgattgcatgttccctgtagaaccaatcgaacccgtaagataggaggactcactgagatttagtaatctcaccccaatcatcttTTTTTCCAGGTGCAGTATAGAAGTGTCTGATTGGTagcaggtttggattgaagaacaaaagtggtgatggctcgaagacctcgtctaATCCATATTCCGCTGtgtagatccattgaagacacatgttttaaaattcttagtagaatttcatcctgtattttatatggatcatcttgtaactttgccttttgtatgtactcaatatcaattttaacgtttcatgcataatatactagtcaattatgtatggggtgttgcACTACCAGTTATGGATAAATTTTGCGAGTATTCATTGAGGATAATTTCAATTACCATTTAGATTGacaatatatttttcaaatataaatattatttttcttttagatataaatataattaatacatTTAGATTCACAATAGTATTTTAACatataaattgaaaaatatttgaagTCAAATTTAACTTATAAACAACttgcataaattttttatattaaaatttgattttgaatgtcATATAACAAATATAACAAATATAGTGTGCAAAGTCTAAATTTATTTGTTAATAGttataacatataaataaatataaataagaaatGCACGTTCTTATAgcactattaattttttttctaaatgcaacattttttattataattttaaaagatttttattaaagaaatgtcattatttttttatgttcaaTGGAGCTTTTGTCTCAAAAAATCTACCCtgattataataaaattttaatgtgATACATGTAATAAATTTTAATGATAGACATACGACATCTTAGAAAATTTGACACAATAATAAAGGTTTGGTGTTAGAATAGAGAGTTGAATGGATATGTGAGTGGAGTGGTACAGACTTTGGAAGTCGTGtgggattaaaaaaaattatgaaattattttgaaaagtgGGGTAGGGTGTAAAGAGGAGATAATGGGTGACTTGAAGTGAAGGGAGTCTGACACGGTACGGGGTCAGGTCCATAGATTCACGCGTgacatatatgtcaacaataacAATGTCaataaaattttttatattaatttttatttaggcTAAaatacagttttggtccctctgttttgggttttccacgattttggtccccctattttctttttaaacagttttggtcccccatcccaattttgatgcaactgttcatgtacggacatgtactgttcatgcactgttcatggacaaaattggaatgggggaccaaaactgtttaaaaagaaaatagggggaccaaaattgtgaaaaacctaaaatagggggaccaaaactataatttagcctattatttattataaagcaTTTAAGAGATTTTATTAATATGATACACAATATACTTTCACCTCCATATCATAAGCCCCTATTaagttcaaaataataaaatcaaataagtgattattttgaaaagattgcaattttattactttatttgttatttgttttcttattcatGTATAAATAAATCCTATTGAAAAacaatttcttttataaaatactaaaattaagtCAAGAttacaataaattaaattatagaatataattattaaatatttatgttaaaaaaggtttgtaaaaaataaatatatctttGCATGACCACTTTATACACTAAAactaattccaaaacaaaaattaatttcattGTGAAAGCatgaattttcttatatattatttttcttttgaaaagcAAGAAATTTGGTAACTCGGGGCTAGACAATATTGAAATAATCTATTTCAAATAACTTTGGTAAATGTAATAATaacttttgaaatatatatatatatatatatatatatatatatatatatatatatatatatatatatatatatatatatatatatatatatatatatatatatatatatatatatatatatatatatatatatatatatatatatatatatatatatatatatatatatggaaaacaCTTCTTGTTAGTTCTAACCTCTTATCTTCCATAAATTTTACTAATGTTGATACATCAAAATATTATAGTGTACCTACTCTACAGCATCACGTGAAAGAGGATTGCTTGTTATATCATGACTATAATAATGCAAAGAGGTTGTGAgataaaatagagaaaaatatgtGCAAACATAAATTcatattttatcattaattttaatttaaatttaaattttatgaatCATATTTGATGTGTAATAAGATTATTCTTAATTGTAGTTAATATATTATATCTttgaaacttaataaatttctatgGGACTTGGGGAAATATAATGCATTATCAATGTGCAATATTGTTCCACCACGTAACAACATATGGGCTCTTCCGGAGCCTTCAATTATTTTTGAGGTGCCAGAAATAGTACTGACATCAGTTTTTCGATTCACTAAATTAGAGAAATATCTTTTATGCTTGAGAATTGTGTGGGTTGTTGCACTGTCAGCAAGGCACATATCTTCATTACTAGAGCTAGCGTCCATATTCATTCTAagaacaataataatttttttttaacaataagttataagcgcacattaaaaacacaaattatttaaatagtaaattatgtaaacaaacaagtagaaaatacactttattattattagaaaataaaattcaaacatccataaaacataaaaagaaaacttCCACAAATTTTATTTCTTGACGCTTCCATCTCcaataaggtgatcaatttttccATCTGGATCAGCAAAGAAGTCACCAATATCTAAATGGGTAACATCCATATTACCGTAATCtggatcatcatcttcattagcaAAGTGAGTCTCGatcctttcctttttatttttcagtGATTTTTGTTAAAGATCAACAAGGTGTTTTGGAGTACGACAAGTGCGACTCCAATGACCTTTTCCTCCACAACGATAGCaaatattttcatttgttttgctACTCTGaccctctttttcatttttttcaacaTTTTTCCACTTCGGGTGGAAATATGTGTTTTTATGATTCCCATTGCGACCACGATCAAAACCAAGACCATGAGCATAATTACGACCACGACCACGTGCGTATGCACGACCGCGACCACGATTTTTCCTATAGTGGTCGTGCCCTGCCACATTCACTTCTGGGAATGGAGTTGTACCAGTGGGACGGGCCTCGTGATTTTTCATCAATAGTTCATTATTTTGCTCAGCCACAAGAAGACAAGATATCAGGTCAGAATATTTAATAAACCCCTTTTCTCGACACTGCTGCTGCAGGAGAACATTGGATGCATGAAAAGTGGAAAATGTTTTTTCTAGCATATCTTCATCAGTTACTTTTTCTCCACATAATAATAACTTAGAAGTTATTCTAAACATTGCAGAATTATAATCACTTACACTTTTAAAATGCTGCAAACGTAAATGCATCCATTCATATCGAGCTTTTGGTAGGATAACCGTTTTTTGATGATCATATCTATCTTTCAAATTTTTCCACAAGACATGTGGGTCAGTTACGGTAAGATACTCATTTTTAAGATCCTCGTGAAGGTGACGACGAAGGAATATCATGGCTTTTgccttttgttgatcagatgattTATTTCCTTCTTTAATAGTGTCACCGTGACCTTCTGCGCTTAAATGAATTTGGGCGTCTAGGGCCCATGTCAAATAGTTCTTTCCCGAAATATCAAGAGCCCCAAAATCCAATTTTGTAAGATTTGACATACTTAGTAGttctatcataaaaataaaagaaataaaaatattataatgacaTAATTATCATAAAggcaatattaaatattaatatttaaaataatacttttgtaaattctaATATTTAGAAATAACACAATAGTAAACTAGATTGTCACATTAGTCTTAAAattatctgtttttttttttataaaaaaatatcaatttagtgACAAAATACATCTTAcatatacaataaaataaaataaataaataaagcattATGAGTTCTTCATGAACTATACAATGTTATTtcgctatccttcagggatgctttgcTTTTGTTACAAACAATGATCTAAAAAttataaccatccttctgggatgagttaaaattaaaac includes these proteins:
- the LOC131619935 gene encoding uncharacterized protein LOC131619935; translated protein: MSNLTKLDFGALDISGKNYLTWALDAQIHLSAEGHGDTIKEGNKSSDQQKAKAMIFLRRHLHEDLKNEYLTVTDPHVLWKNLKDRYDHQKTVILPKARYEWMHLRLQHFKSVSDYNSAMFRITSKLLLCGEKVTDEDMLEKTFSTFHASNVLLQQQCREKGFIKYSDLISCLLVAEQNNELLMKNHEARPTGTTPFPEVNVAGHDHYRKNRGRGRAYARGRGRNYAHGLGFDRGRNGNHKNTYFHPKWKNVEKNEKEGQSSKTNENICYRCGGKGHWSRTCRTPKHLVDL